One Methylobacterium sp. AMS5 genomic region harbors:
- a CDS encoding TRAP transporter substrate-binding protein, giving the protein MPEASLSRRRLVAGAAALPLFGILTRRAAAAEFVYKLATGQDPNHPVNIRAQQAIDRIREASGGRLEIRLFPANQLGADTDLLAQVRSGAVEFLNLSASVLATFLPVASLTNLGFVFKDYDSVWAAIDGPLGAYVREQIGRTPILTVSKAWDNGFRHVTSSTQEIRTPDDIRGFKIRVPQAPMQTSLFRALEAGATPINFNELYSALQTKVVEGQENPLPITATTRIYEVQKSCSLTGHIWDAYWILGNRRAWARLPEDLRMIVGRELDRAADDERADNVALNANLRTTLAAKGLTFVDVDRDAFRDALVRTSFYRDWKAKLGPTAWDHLESVTGKLV; this is encoded by the coding sequence ATGCCAGAGGCTTCTCTCAGCCGTCGGCGCCTCGTCGCGGGCGCGGCCGCCCTTCCCCTGTTCGGCATCCTGACGCGCCGCGCCGCGGCGGCCGAGTTCGTCTACAAGCTGGCGACCGGGCAGGATCCGAACCATCCCGTCAACATCCGCGCGCAGCAGGCGATCGACCGGATCCGCGAGGCGAGCGGCGGACGCCTGGAGATCCGGCTCTTCCCGGCCAACCAGCTCGGGGCCGACACCGACCTGCTCGCCCAGGTGCGCAGCGGCGCCGTCGAGTTCCTGAACCTGTCCGCCTCGGTCCTGGCGACCTTCCTGCCGGTGGCGAGCCTGACCAATCTCGGCTTCGTCTTCAAGGATTACGACAGCGTCTGGGCCGCCATCGACGGTCCGCTCGGCGCCTATGTCCGCGAGCAGATCGGGCGTACGCCGATCCTCACCGTGTCGAAGGCCTGGGACAACGGCTTCCGTCACGTCACCTCCTCGACGCAGGAGATCCGCACGCCGGACGACATCCGGGGCTTCAAGATCCGCGTGCCGCAGGCGCCGATGCAGACGTCGCTCTTCCGGGCCCTGGAGGCGGGCGCGACGCCGATCAACTTCAACGAGCTGTACTCGGCCCTGCAGACCAAGGTGGTCGAGGGCCAGGAGAACCCGCTCCCGATCACCGCGACGACGCGGATCTACGAGGTCCAGAAGAGCTGCAGCCTGACCGGGCACATCTGGGACGCCTACTGGATCCTCGGCAATCGCCGCGCCTGGGCCCGCCTGCCCGAGGATCTGCGGATGATCGTCGGGCGCGAGCTCGACCGCGCCGCCGACGACGAGCGCGCCGACAACGTGGCGCTCAACGCGAACCTGCGCACCACGCTCGCGGCCAAGGGCCTGACCTTCGTCGACGTCGATCGGGACGCGTTCCGCGACGCCCTCGTCCGGACCAGCTTCTACCGGGACTGGAAAGCCAAGCTCGGGCCGACGGCCTGGGACCATCTCGAAAGCGTCACCGGAAAGCTCGTGTGA
- a CDS encoding TRAP transporter large permease subunit, translating to MQLDVQFDAPAPAAPVPAAGQSSHFQTFDRVFGRMVEIPAAILVVLEIVVLLSGVVSRYALHRPLVWSDELASILFLWLAMLGTVIAFRRGEHMRMTAFVGMATPRARAFMDTLAIVAGLVFVGVLLEPAFEFAIEESWVYTPALDLPNTWRAAALPVGFALMLVTAVLRLVQESDWRLTGAALALGAGLAAVLAGLSPLLSGIGNLNLLVFFLLGVGALVFAGVPIAFAFGLSTYAYLMTTTYAPAMVVVGRMDEGMSHLILLAVPLFIFLGLLIEMTGMARAMVGFLASLLGHVRGGLHYVLVGAMYLVSGISGSKAADMAAVAPVLFPEMKARGAKEGDLVALLSATGAQTETIPPSIVLITIGSVSGVSITALFTGGLLPAVVLGATLCALVWWRYRGEDMGHVVRPGRKAILKALVVALPALALPFVIRAAVIEGVATATEVSTIGIVYAVLAGLLVYRQFDWRRLMPMLVTTATLSGAILLIIGAATAMAWALTQSGFSQALAVAMKELPGGALGFLVVSALAFIVLGSVLEGIPAIVLFGPLMFPIARAVGVHEVHYAMVVVLAMGIGLFAPPFGVGYYAACAISRIHPDAGMRPIIGYVAALLVGLIVIILVPWFSIGFL from the coding sequence ATGCAACTCGACGTGCAATTCGACGCGCCCGCGCCGGCCGCCCCCGTGCCCGCCGCCGGCCAAAGCTCCCATTTCCAGACCTTCGATCGCGTCTTCGGGCGGATGGTCGAGATCCCCGCGGCGATCCTCGTCGTCCTGGAGATCGTCGTGCTCCTGAGCGGCGTCGTCAGCCGCTACGCCCTGCACCGGCCCCTGGTCTGGTCCGACGAACTCGCCTCGATCCTGTTCCTGTGGCTCGCCATGCTGGGGACGGTCATCGCCTTCCGGCGCGGCGAACACATGCGCATGACCGCCTTCGTCGGCATGGCCACGCCGCGGGCGCGGGCCTTCATGGACACCCTGGCGATCGTGGCCGGCCTCGTCTTCGTCGGAGTTCTGCTGGAGCCGGCCTTCGAGTTCGCGATCGAGGAATCCTGGGTCTACACGCCAGCCCTCGACCTCCCCAATACCTGGCGCGCCGCCGCCCTGCCGGTCGGGTTCGCACTGATGCTCGTCACCGCCGTGCTGCGCCTCGTGCAGGAGAGCGACTGGCGCCTCACGGGCGCGGCTTTGGCTCTCGGGGCCGGCCTCGCCGCCGTGCTCGCCGGCCTGTCGCCGCTCCTGAGCGGCATCGGCAACCTCAACCTGCTGGTGTTCTTCCTGCTCGGCGTCGGAGCCCTGGTGTTCGCCGGCGTGCCGATCGCCTTCGCCTTCGGACTCTCGACCTACGCCTACCTCATGACCACCACCTACGCGCCCGCCATGGTCGTCGTCGGGCGCATGGACGAGGGCATGAGCCATCTCATCCTGCTCGCGGTGCCGCTGTTCATCTTCCTCGGCCTCCTGATCGAGATGACCGGCATGGCCCGCGCCATGGTCGGTTTCCTGGCGAGCCTGCTGGGCCATGTGCGCGGCGGCCTGCACTACGTGCTGGTGGGGGCGATGTACCTCGTCTCCGGCATCTCCGGCTCGAAGGCCGCCGACATGGCCGCCGTCGCCCCGGTGCTGTTTCCCGAGATGAAGGCGCGCGGCGCCAAGGAGGGCGATCTCGTCGCGCTGCTCTCCGCGACCGGCGCCCAGACCGAGACGATCCCGCCCTCGATCGTGCTCATCACCATCGGCTCGGTGAGCGGCGTCTCGATTACCGCGCTGTTCACCGGCGGCCTTTTGCCGGCCGTCGTCCTCGGCGCGACGCTGTGCGCGCTGGTCTGGTGGCGCTACCGCGGCGAGGACATGGGTCACGTCGTCCGCCCCGGTCGGAAGGCGATCCTGAAGGCGCTCGTCGTGGCACTGCCGGCGCTCGCGCTGCCCTTCGTCATCCGGGCCGCCGTGATCGAGGGCGTGGCCACCGCCACCGAGGTCTCGACGATCGGCATCGTCTACGCCGTGCTGGCGGGGCTCCTCGTCTACCGGCAGTTCGACTGGCGCCGCCTCATGCCCATGCTGGTGACGACGGCGACGCTGTCGGGTGCGATCCTGCTGATCATCGGCGCGGCCACCGCCATGGCCTGGGCGCTGACGCAGTCCGGTTTCTCGCAGGCGCTCGCCGTCGCGATGAAGGAACTGCCCGGCGGCGCGCTCGGCTTCCTCGTGGTCTCCGCCCTCGCCTTCATCGTGCTGGGTTCGGTGCTGGAGGGAATCCCGGCGATCGTCCTGTTCGGGCCGCTGATGTTTCCCATCGCCCGTGCCGTGGGCGTGCACGAGGTGCACTACGCCATGGTCGTGGTTCTCG